A single window of Helicobacter colisuis DNA harbors:
- a CDS encoding CRISPR-associated endonuclease Cas2, giving the protein MVKGLYWFFECILTQTKLDKLTQEIQNLITKTDSVRFYYICQNCIKNHFISEKKFKPS; this is encoded by the coding sequence GTGGTTAAAGGCTTGTATTGGTTTTTTGAGTGCATTCTAACACAAACAAAACTTGATAAACTCACGCAGGAGATTCAAAATCTAATCACCAAAACAGATAGTGTTCGTTTTTACTATATTTGTCAAAATTGTATAAAAAATCATTTTATATCGGAAAAGAAATTCAAACCATCATAG